The following coding sequences lie in one Primulina huaijiensis isolate GDHJ02 chromosome 2, ASM1229523v2, whole genome shotgun sequence genomic window:
- the LOC140970998 gene encoding ubiquitin carboxyl-terminal hydrolase 4 isoform X1 → MGAAGSKLEKALGEQFPEGERYFGLENFGNTCYCNSVLQALYFCVPFREQLLEYYSNNKNLDAEENLLTCLADLFVQISSQKKKTGVIAPKRFVQRLKKQNEIFRSYMHQDAHEFLNYLLNELVDILEKESRATKVDQETSSPSEKIANGPKSVSSNGAQKEPLFTWVHKNFQGILTNETRCLCCETVTARDETFLDLSLDIEQNSSITSCLKNFSSTETLNAEDKFFCDKCCSLQEAQKRMKIKKPPHILVIHLKRFKYIEQLSRYKKLSYRVVFPIELKLSNTVEDADAEYSLFAIVVHVGSGPNHGHYVSLVKSHNHWLFFDDENVEMIEESAIQTFFGSVHEYSSNTDHGYILFYERLVAGTPK, encoded by the exons ATGGGAGCTGCGGGTTCGAAGCTGGAGAAAGCATTGGGAGAGCAATTTCCTGAAGGCGAACGCTATTTTGGCCTCGAAAATTTCGGAAACACTTGCTACTGTAACAGCGTTCTTCAG GCTCTTTATTTCTGTGTCCCGTTTCGTGAACAGTTACTAGAATATTATTCGAATAACAAAAACCTGGATGCTGAAGAAAATCTTTTGACATGCTTGGCAGACTTATTCGTACAG ATAAGCtcacaaaagaaaaaaacaggTGTTATTGCTCCAAAGCGTTTTGTACAGAGATTGAAGAAGCAGAATGAAATTTTTCGCAGCTACATGCACCAG GATGCCCATGAATTTTTGAACTATTTACTGAATGAATTGGTTGACATACTGGAGAAGGAATCCCGAGCTACAAAGGTTGATCAGGAAACTTCTTCTCCGTCTGAAAAGATTGCTAATGGACCAAAAAGTGTGTCTTCCAATGGTGCTCAAAAGGAACCTTTGTTCACCTGGGTGCACAAAAATTTTCAG GGTATATTGACAAATGAAACAAGATGTCTCTGCTGTGAGACAGTGACAGCAAGAGACGAAACATTTCTTGACTTGAGCCTTGATATAGAACAGAACAGTTCTATTACTAGCTGTCTGAAGAACTTTAGCTCCACGGAAACTTTAAATGCAGAGGACAAGTTCTTCTGTGACAAATGCTGCAG CTTGCAAGAGGCCCAAAAgagaatgaaaattaaaaagcCTCCTCACATACTGGTCATCCATTTGAAGAGATTCAAGTACATTGAACAGCTCAGCCGGTACAAGAAGCTCTCGTATCGTGTTGTATTCCCTATTGAACTAAAGCTCAGTAACACTGTTGAAGATGCAGATGCTGAGTATTCTTTATTTGCCATAGTTGTCCATGTTGGGAGTGGTCCCAATCATGGGCATTATGTCAGCCTTGTGAAAAGCCACAACCATTGGTTATTCTTCGACGATGAAAATGTGGAGATGATTGAGGAGTCCGCCATTCAGACTTTCTTTGGATCAGTGCACGAGTATTCGAGTAATACAGATCATGGTTATATTCTATTCTATGAAAGACTAGTTGCTGGCACCCCAAAATGA
- the LOC140970996 gene encoding calmodulin-binding transcription activator 3, protein MAETRRYALNAQLDIDQILLEAQHRWLRPAEICEILQNYKRFRIASEPPNRPPSGSLFLFDRKVLRYFRKDGHIWRKKKDGKTVKEAHERLKAGSVDVLHCYYAHGEENENFQRRSYWMLEEELSHIVLVHYREVKGNRTTYNRIRDSGVISDSVQTVESLPNSEIDSSVASEFQPYDYQGASPVTYTTSLSGSQNTEHADAESAYRQQSSPGFQSIPELKSPAVQKMERGSVPYYPILASNNYQGQYSGTPGRIGLVTYGENDERPLDNGLTYELHRDLEHPSWENIGGSDAGGYNSVNIQPLLPTTQPGTTSMMLGQENESLRKVLIGAAGERQDFGGYFDGLDACQISDVDFINTSKWSMDKKSLQSSEYDLTSKLNDIHQMRLFGNTYLPEQSRHPVENDLQIPALNAVGSSLTSVSDGNLNLENKTIHSALKQPLLDDVLRGDLKKMDSFDRWMSKELGDVTLTRMQPDSGVDWEIVRAEDAVDDSGISAPVPTENYLLGPSLSRDQLFSILDFSPNWAHAGLEIKVLIMGRFLRRREEIQNYKWACMFGELQVPAEIIADGVLCCYTPPHEIGMVPFYITCSNRLACSEVREFEFRTSVIQDIDLADIGSISSVETLLHMRFEKLLSLGPLTPQACTQSSAAETSNLCSKISGLLKDDFEWEEMLYLTKQDEYSEDGIMDQLRQKLLKEKLHVWLLQKVTEGEKGPCVLDDGGQGVLHFAAALGYDWAIPPTVAAGVSINFRDSNGWTALHWAALFGRERTVAFLISLGAAPGLLTDPTPIYPSARTPADLASSNGHKGIAGYLAESALSCHLSSLKLDMKEGNSGVKDVETVSERIATPYRIGDLHHGLSLKDSLAAVRNATQAAARIHQVYRVQSFQRKQRKESDDGEFGVSNERLSFLSRKGNKVGQHEPAHAAAVRIQNKFRSWKGRNDFLLMRQRIIKIQAHVRGHQVRKNYKKIIWSVGILDKVILRWRRKGKGLSGFKPEAPTTGSSMQETESKDEYDFLKEGRKQTEERLQKALDRVKSMVQYPEARDQYRRLLNVVSEMQETKAAHDSIMTNPEVDFDDDLIDLQVLLEDDTLMPTIS, encoded by the exons ATGGCAGAGACTCGGAGATATGCACTCAATGCCCAATTAG ATATTGATCAAATATTGTTGGAAGCACAGCATCGCTGGCTACGCCCTGCTGAGATTTGTGAAATTCTTCAAAATTACAAACGGTTTCGCATTGCTTCAGAACCTCCTAACAGACCCCCAA GTggttctctctttctttttgacCGAAAGGTACTGCGGTACTTTCGAAAGGATGGACATATTTGgagaaagaagaaagatgggaagACTGTAAAGGAAGCTCATGAAAGGCTCAAG GCTGGAAGCGTCGATGTGTTACACTGCTACTATGCTCATGGAGAGGAGAATGAAAATTTCCAAAGGCGTAGCTACTGGATGCTTGAAGA GGAACTGTCTCACATAGTTCTTGTCCATTACCGGGAGGTAAAG GGGAACAGAACAACTTATAATCGCATCAGGGACTCGGGGGTTATTTCTGATTCTGTCCAAACTGTAGAAAGTCTACCCAATTCAGAGATAGACAGTTCTGTTGCTTCCGAGTTTCAACCTTACGATTATCAAGGAGCATCGCCAGTCACATATACAACAAGCCTTAGCGGTTCTCAAAATACGGAGCATGCAGATGCTGAATCAG CATACCGGCAGCAATCAAGCCCCGGATTCCAGTCTATTCCGGAGTTAAAGTCACCTGCAGTGCAGAAGATGGAAAGGGGTTCAGTCCCTTACTATCCGATCCTTGCATCAA ATAATTATCAAGGACAATATTCAGGTACTCCTGGTAGGATTGGATTAGTTACATACGGAGAAAACGATGAGAGACCTCTGGATAATGGTTTGACGTATGAGCTTCATCGAGACCTTGAGCATCCGTCTTGGGAAAATATTGGGGGAAGCGATGCTGGTGGTTATAATTCTGTAAATATTCAGCCTTTACTTCCTACAACCCAACCTGGTACAACCAGCATGATGCTTGGACAAGAAAATGAATCGCTGAGGAAAGTTTTGATTGGTGCCGCTGGTGAAAGGCAGGACTTTGGAGGCTATTTTGATGGCTTGGATGCATGTCAG ATTTCTGATGTTGATTTTATAAACACGTCTAAGTGGTCTATGGATAAGAAGTCCCTTCAGAGTTCTGAATATGATCTTACTTCCAAACTGAATGATATTCATCAAATGCGACTGTTTGGCAATACATATCTACCTGAACAAAGTAGACATCCAGTGGAAAATGATCTTCAGATACCAGCTTTAAATGCTGTAGGAAGCTCTCTTACGTCCGTGTCTGACGGCAACCTGAACTTAGAAAACAAAACCATCCACTCAGCCTTAAAACAACCTCTTTTGGATGACGTTCTAAGGGGTGATCTGAAAAAGATGGACAGCTTTGACCGTTGGATGAGTAAAGAACTCGGCGATGTGACTTTGACAAGAATGCAGCCTGATTCTGGGGTGGactgggagattgttagagcaGAAGATGCAGTTGATGATTCTGGTATCTCTGCTCCCGTTCCCACAGAAAACTACCTCCTTGGCCCGTCTCTCTCCCGAGACCAGCTTTTTAGCATTCTTGATTTCTCGCCAAATTGGGCACATGCTGGATTAGAAATTAAG gTGCTGATCATGGGTAGATTCTTGAGGAGGCGAGAGGAGATACAGAATTACAAATGGGCTTGCATGTTTGGTGAACTGCAAGTTCCTGCAGAGATCATTGCCGATGGTGTTCTCTGCTGCTACACTCCTCCACATGAGATTGGAATGGTGCCTTTTTACATTACATGTTCTAACCGGTTGGCATGCAGTGAAGTGCGAGAATTTGAATTCCGGACTAGTGTTATTCAAGATATAGATCTTGCAGATATAGGAAGCATCAGCTCTGTGGAAACTCTTCTTCATATgagatttgaaaaattattatctcTCGGGCCATTGACCCCTCAAGCCTGTACCCAAAGCAGTGCTGCTGAGACATCCAATTTGTGTAGTAAAATCAGCGGATTGCTGAAGGATGATTTCGAGTGGGAAGAAATGCTATACCTTACTAAACAAGATGAATATTCCGAGGATGGGATAATGGATCAACTGCGACAAAAACTTTTAAAGGAGAAATTGCATGTTTGGCTTCTCCAGAAGGTTACTGAAGGTGAAAAGGGCCCTTGTGTACTAGATGATGGTGGTCAAGGTGTGCTGCATTTTGCAGCTGCTCTAGGTTATGACTGGGCTATACCACCCACTGTGGCTGCTGGGGTTAGTATCAATTTTCGGGATTCAAATGGATGGACTGCGCTTCACTGGGCAGCACTCTTTGGCAG GGAACGTACTGTGGCTTTCCTTATCTCCCTTGGTGCAGCCCCAGGATTATTGACGGATCCCACCCCCATATATCCTTCGGCAAGAACTCCAGCAGACCTAGCCTCCAGCAATGGGCACAAAGGCATTGCTGGTTATCTTGCAGAGTCTGCCTTGAGCTGCCACCTGTCATCACTCAAGTTGGATATGAAGGAGGGTAATAGTGGAGTAAAAGATGTAGAAACAGTTTCGGAGAGGATTGCAACTCCATATCGCATTGGTGATTTACACCATGGACTGTCCTTGAAGGACTCATTAGCTGCTGTGCGTAATGCAACTCAAGCTGCAGCTCGCATTCATCAAGTCTATAGAGTACAGTCATTTCAGAGAAAGCAGCGGAAAGAGAGTGATGATGGTGAATTTGGAGTGTCAAACGAACGTCTATCATTTCTATCTCGAAAGGGAAACAAGGTGGGGCAGCATGAACCTGCACATGCTGCTGCAGTACGGATACAAAACAAATTCCGCAGTTGGAAAGGCAGAAACGATTTTCTGCTAATGCGGCAGCGGATTATTAAAATTCAG GCCCATGTGAGAGGACACCAGGTCAGGAAGAACTATAAAAAGATAATCTGGTCTGTCGGAATTTTGGATAAGGTGATTTTGCGTTGGCGACGAAAAGGCAAAGGATTGAGTGGATTCAAACCTGAAGCACCTACTACAGGCTCAAGTATGCAAGAGACCGAATCAAAAGATGAATATGATTTCTTGAAAGAAGGTAGGAAGCAGACAGAGGAGAGGCTGCAGAAAGCCCTTGATAGGGTAAAGTCAATGGTTCAGTATCCAGAAGCACGAGATCAATACCGCAGGTTGCTCAATGTTGTTTCAGAAATGCAAGAAACAAAG GCTGCGCATGATAGCATCATGACCAATCCAGAAGTTGATTTTGACGACGATCTTATTGATCTACAAGTTTTGTTGGAGGACGATACCTTGATGCCTACAATatcttaa
- the LOC140970998 gene encoding ubiquitin carboxyl-terminal hydrolase 3 isoform X2, which translates to MGAAGSKLEKALGEQFPEGERYFGLENFGNTCYCNSVLQALYFCVPFREQLLEYYSNNKNLDAEENLLTCLADLFVQISSQKKKTGVIAPKRFVQRLKKQNEIFRSYMHQGILTNETRCLCCETVTARDETFLDLSLDIEQNSSITSCLKNFSSTETLNAEDKFFCDKCCSLQEAQKRMKIKKPPHILVIHLKRFKYIEQLSRYKKLSYRVVFPIELKLSNTVEDADAEYSLFAIVVHVGSGPNHGHYVSLVKSHNHWLFFDDENVEMIEESAIQTFFGSVHEYSSNTDHGYILFYERLVAGTPK; encoded by the exons ATGGGAGCTGCGGGTTCGAAGCTGGAGAAAGCATTGGGAGAGCAATTTCCTGAAGGCGAACGCTATTTTGGCCTCGAAAATTTCGGAAACACTTGCTACTGTAACAGCGTTCTTCAG GCTCTTTATTTCTGTGTCCCGTTTCGTGAACAGTTACTAGAATATTATTCGAATAACAAAAACCTGGATGCTGAAGAAAATCTTTTGACATGCTTGGCAGACTTATTCGTACAG ATAAGCtcacaaaagaaaaaaacaggTGTTATTGCTCCAAAGCGTTTTGTACAGAGATTGAAGAAGCAGAATGAAATTTTTCGCAGCTACATGCACCAG GGTATATTGACAAATGAAACAAGATGTCTCTGCTGTGAGACAGTGACAGCAAGAGACGAAACATTTCTTGACTTGAGCCTTGATATAGAACAGAACAGTTCTATTACTAGCTGTCTGAAGAACTTTAGCTCCACGGAAACTTTAAATGCAGAGGACAAGTTCTTCTGTGACAAATGCTGCAG CTTGCAAGAGGCCCAAAAgagaatgaaaattaaaaagcCTCCTCACATACTGGTCATCCATTTGAAGAGATTCAAGTACATTGAACAGCTCAGCCGGTACAAGAAGCTCTCGTATCGTGTTGTATTCCCTATTGAACTAAAGCTCAGTAACACTGTTGAAGATGCAGATGCTGAGTATTCTTTATTTGCCATAGTTGTCCATGTTGGGAGTGGTCCCAATCATGGGCATTATGTCAGCCTTGTGAAAAGCCACAACCATTGGTTATTCTTCGACGATGAAAATGTGGAGATGATTGAGGAGTCCGCCATTCAGACTTTCTTTGGATCAGTGCACGAGTATTCGAGTAATACAGATCATGGTTATATTCTATTCTATGAAAGACTAGTTGCTGGCACCCCAAAATGA